The genomic segment gttttacCTTCTTTGATGTCAAAGATAACTAAGCAAtccttttaaaaattattttgccCCTGATTCAGTCActcttctgtatgtatatgtttacatcaaTTTCCTTTTGTATTAAATCATAATATTTTGTCTGatgatttacccccccccccctatacacTGCTTCAAAAATTTGCTATGTATTATTGTAATGTCCTAAAAAAGGTATATAACAGTGAGCCAGATGTGGTGCTTGATATTAAAAATTTAGGAAAGAAATCTAGGCTGTATAATGATTAAGTTCCCACACATTTGCAATCATATTTTAACTTTTTGCCTGAAGATAAGTACTAGTTCTTATTATGTACTATTTACTATGGAAAGGAGAGTTAGACAGGAATATTCatcataattcatttattttacaaTGGTTGAATCTTTAAAATAACACTCAGGGAGACAGTTACTGAGCCTTCCATGCTGTTGATGACTGTTGGAGTTGTAGTAATAAGACAGCTGAAATCCATGGCTTTCCATTGATGATTATGTCTAGCAGGCTGACTGCTGATTGGTCAATCAACTACCAATCTGCCTTCTCTTGGCAGTCTATTGAATCAGCTTAACCCAATACTGACGGTACATTTTCagccaaaaataatattttccgggTGGCTTCAAAATCAGCACCCAAGCGAGTCCAGGAACCTACCTGCACACTGTCTGCCACAGGCGACAAAATCAGAGTGCGAGCTCCGATCTATCATCGCACCGGCAGGATGCCCGGTAATGTTtacttttccgggtgtctcatatgtaggACACCTGTCGTAGTaggttaaaatttatatattgacCTTACAGTGTGCTCACTATATTGTAAAACTTTTTTGAGTATGGGTGATATACAATGTAGTAAGGAGATCGGAAGGTACCATGTATTAAGGTTGTTAAAAAATCCTCAACCTCAAAACAGACAGACTGTTTTGAATGTCCCAGCTTACAATGCTGGTTGCATTTTAGGCAGTGAAAGCCTTGGAGATTCTGACAAGCTTTTGTAACAAGACAAGGAGTTCCAAACACAGCATTATGCCGCGTAACATTGCACAGGTGAAAACACACATGTGGAGAAGATTAGTGTGAAGAACTATATAAATAAGTCTTAACACACATAAAGGAAGAAtagaattaatttttttttaatttaaaagcATAAATATGGAACAGCAGGCACTGTTGATTAGCAAAATATGATTTTGACAAACATGTAGTAATACATGAACCActtggcatagagagagagagagagtatttttcCCCATATTGTAAAAGAGATGATATGCCATGGTTATTTTAATAATTTAGCAATAAATATGAGGCCACTGCAGCTGTACCTATGTTGTTCATGACTCTATTTCTTacactctataagatggcagtgtgCATTGCCTTCATACCTTAAGAAGATTGTACTTCACTATACTGACAAATGCAGGGGGTGTGCACCCTgagaactccccctcccccacaaagaATCCTATTCACAGTAGGATAAAGAATAGAATATGCAAGGCAAAGAAGGCAATATACAATGTAGGAACTGTAAAGTACTAACCTGATTAATAGATGCCACTGAGTTAGGAGGGTGCTGACCTGGGATGGTGATTCTCTCATGCTCTATCCTGCCGTACATGCATGGTAGATTCTTTATCTTTCAGGGTAAGGATTAGGAGGTGACAGCCCCTGAGGGTGGTTGCAGAAGGCACAGCCCCCTTCATTATTCAGAAATGAAACTAATAATTAGCAAAACAATTTGAGACTGAGCAGGTCGCAAGAGATATTCATCTTCTGGGCCTACCACCTCATCTGAGTTTTGAAATCACTGATGCCCACTGTTCAGATTTATCCAGGCTCTACTTTGCCAgtcagattttttgtttttttgcattcCAAGCCCCAGAGAAACCATAAGACGCTGATATTGTATAGATTAACTTAGATCATAGATATTgttataacaatagttatgaaatGTGTCAGGGAAGATAAGATAAAGGATAAATATGCATGATCTTCAAGTTCAGTCTCCATCAACTTGAAACTTGCTGTGATCTATGATGAAAGGCCTAAGTGTGAATAGGTTGTCATAGAATTATGAATTTTttattatgtgtgtttattatatgtcTTACTATTTATCTGATAATATTTTCAGAATCAAGACAAAAGAAGACCAAAATTATGTCAGCTGTGATAAGACGAGTTTGCATCTCTGGCCagcattataaacatcatttagCAGCCTTGTCTTCCTAGTAGGTCTTGATTTAATTTCTGTACTTCTcatgacacacgcacgcacgcacccacgcacccacgcacccacgcacccacgcacccacgcacccacacacacacacacacacacacacacacacacacacacacacacacacacacacacacacacacacacacacacagagagagagagagagagagagagagagagagagagagagagagagagagagagagagagagagagagagagagagagagagagagaggagagaaaaaagttcatATATTATTGATTATGCCATTTTGGTATTCTTCATGGAACAAATTAAACATCTTGattacatttttgttatttcacATTTCATTCTTTGACAGCATTTGTAGGCATTTTCTAATCAGTAACTCATACAAGATTCTTTCCCAGCCCTTTGAAAACCACCAGCCACACCATCCACTCCACACCATGGAGGAGTTCAGGCGGAGATCCTCCCCCATCGAGAATGAAAGTTATGTACATCCCTAATCCTCTGAAGTGGCTCAACAATCGCATAGAAATCGCCAACCTAAAGAGAGACTTTGACCCAAACTTTAGTGAAGAAGATTTCAAAGTTGGTGCAAAACAGGTATGCTGAAGATTCTGCTGTGCATAATATCATTTAACCTTGCCTGATTAAATTTAGTGTTGGAATATACTCAACTGGGTGAGAGTGTTGGTAGAAAAATTAGGTTCCCTCTTCAGCATGGCTGACTACTTATGAGGGGTCAAGAAAGATGCTGGTTATCTGCTGACTACTAGGTATTGTAGGAGACATAAAaggaatgtgtgcatgtgtgtgtgtgtgtctgtctgtgcgtgcttgtgtatgtatgaatgtgaataGTAATGCACAAAAAGTATGATACATTATTCTTTCCAGGCAGTGTGCACAGTCACAGAACTTATCCACAAACGGGAATGGGGTGACCTCACAGGGCTCCTCACACAGAAAGTTATGGACAAGCTTCGCAAAACAAAATGGACGACTGATCAGGTAAAGATTACAGTTTTCAAGACTTGAAAAggtggtggagatgatgatgatacatgctgctacttcttcctcctcctcctcttcctcctcctcctcctcctctgcctcctcctcctcctcctcctcttcttcttcctcttcttcctcttcttcctcttcctttgtccttcccttctccttcttcctcctcctcatcttctttctcttcttcttcttcttcagtgtcCAAATTATTTTTTATGTCATTAAATGATATTCAATCATCTTAAAGAAATAGCACTTTACCTAACAACTTTAATGTTCTATCACttgctgttttgttattcttattatacttGACTTGGTGTGATACTTATAGTAAAATTGCTGAaagataactctctctctctctctctctctctctctctctctctctctctctctctctctctctctctctctctctctctctctctctctctctctctctctctctctctctctctctctctctctttctctctttctctctctctttctctctctctttctctctctctctctctctctctctctctctctctctctctctctctctctctctctctctctctctctctctctctctctctctctctctctctctctctctctctctctctctctcattctctctctctctctctctctcattctctctctctctctcgctctctctctctctctctctctctctctctctctctctctctctctctctctctctctctctctctctctctctctctctccctgttactctctctctccctctctctctctctctctctctctctctcttattctctctctctctctctctctctcttattctctctctctctctctcattctctctctctctctctcttc from the Penaeus vannamei isolate JL-2024 chromosome 1, ASM4276789v1, whole genome shotgun sequence genome contains:
- the LOC113823025 gene encoding m-AAA protease-interacting protein 1, mitochondrial isoform X2: MSAVIRRVCISGQHYKHHLAALSSYPLKTTSHTIHSTPWRSSGGDPPPSRMKVMYIPNPLKWLNNRIEIANLKRDFDPNFSEEDFKVGAKQAVCTVTELIHKREWGDLTGLLTQKVMDKLRKTKWTTDQIHNLVLSPDHVQVVQLNNINLQVIVDRKYCDIDVIVIGTRIPYNLEKHSIILLEYFARFHREYTEGKLPEWTITNFKLQNFQAVQRR
- the LOC113823025 gene encoding m-AAA protease-interacting protein 1, mitochondrial isoform X1 translates to MSAVIRRVCISGQHYKHHLAALSSYPLKTTSHTIHSTPWRSSGGDPPPSRMKVMYIPNPLKWLNNRIEIANLKRDFDPNFSEEDFKVGAKQAVCTVTELIHKREWGDLTGLLTQKVMDKLRKTKWTTDQIHNLVLSPDHVQVVQLNNINLQVIVADSKHGSSERPCHRKYCDIDVIVIGTRIPYNLEKHSIILLEYFARFHREYTEGKLPEWTITNFKLQNFQAVQRR